TTTGAAATGGCACACAAAGGGCAGGATCTGTTCCCTGCCCGGGCAGGTGTTGGCAGGATCGGGTTCTcgggctgggatggggacagggacacgccAGGCTCAGCATCTGCTCCCCTCAGTGTCTGGTTGCAGCtgggggggaaaggaggggcTGGGACATGAAACCTTCCAGCTTTGGGGGGgttctccagcccctcagtgcccttGGAGAGGGGGCACAGGGATCCTGTGGGGCTCCGATCTGAgctttccctctcccctttgatctcctcccctgcccaggtCAGTTACAGccccctgccaggacctggggTGGCTTTGTCCAGGGGGAGGCTCCTGCTCTGTTTGTgcagatggaattttttttgttctctgggGCCTTTTTAAAGAGAGAATCAGTGCAGCCACCTGCTCCCAACCTGCTCCGGGAGGtcggggctgtgcagggaacaggtgggaagcagggagggctctgtggagggagaggagctgaaatggagcccagcaccctcctgtccctccccagcatctgctgtgccccctgcccaggtgtgcgGTGCCTCACAAACAGCTCcagcccgggcagggccggggcagctcctcctgggatgTGAACACAGAATTTTGGGTTCCTGGGAGAGCACCTGGGCTCAGCCTCCcccactggtgctgctgcttctccctgagCGTGCCCAGGTGCCCATGAGggtgcccaggtgccccagggatgcccagcccctgcccaggtgcccaTGGaggtgcccagcccctgcccaggtgctCATGAGGatgcccagcccctgcccaggggatgcccagcccctgcccaggtgctCATGAGGatgcccagcccctgcccaggtgcccctggcactgagggctgggcagggctgggcaggaggaggctgcacTGACGGGAAGCCGGGGAAGGGGAGCCGGGCAAGGGGAGCCGGGCAAGGGGAGCTGGGCGTTGCTATTTTCGCTCGCCACATCCTCTGTCAGTTTCTAAGAACTGCCGGCGGATTCCTGGTAAGAGATTTCAGGGTGTGACAATGTCCCTGAGGTGCAAACTGTCaccgggctgggctgtgcccccagGGTGTCCGAGTGGGAGTGTCCTGCTTTACAGCTCGTGGGGGAGAAACCAGAGCAGGGTTTGCGTTTCTGGCAAGGTTCCTGTGCATGTCCCCCAGCTCTGGGTCCCCTGGGGGTgtcacagaggggacaggagggtggAAACCTCGTGAGAAGCTCGGTGGCCACAGCGTGGTTCTCCCAGCGTGGATGGGAGGTGCTGtagggtgggtttggggtcagggagggagggtcctgctgccccaggggcaTCCAGCAGAATTCCTGTGGGCTGGAGGGCctggggagctggagggggACCCATGTCCCAAGGACAGCCACGTCTGTGGCATCTGGGACGTTTGTCCTGCTCTGGTCACACAGCTGGAGCCATACCCTGGCTCCAGGACTTTGGGAAGCTCTGCTGGACACAACATTCCTGCAGAACAGGGGGGtcagcagggaggaggacaACCAGTGTGGGGCTTTccctggggagggacaaagATGGAGAAAATCTCCTGGTCATACTCTGGGGGGTCAgaggtgcagctgagctgctcctaaaggaggaggaggaggagcacaGGTCTGATGGCTGCCGTTGTGTTTCCCTGTTCCAGGACTGCCTGAAGGCCTGTCAGGAGCAGATTGAGGCTGCCTTAGCCGAGAGCCTGAAGCAGGCATCCCAGTCCCAGCAGGAGTTCAGCTCCAAGGCGGTGCCGTACGCGGGCAGCCagcccaccagcacccccacGGACGTCACCGACGTCAACCTGTGACCAAGAGCCCTTggccagagctccagcccctccatggaCACCCCCAGCTCGCTGCATCCCCCCTGCCcgcccagcccctcccaggctgggcacctggagctgctgcaggtggtgCCAGGGCAcggggagcaggagcctggatGAAGTTGGAATCGTTTCTGTGTTGGTGTTCCCCTGGCTCTCCGGGCTGCTCGTGGCCACTTCCAGCCCCGTGAGGGACAAAAATCACAGAGCCAAATCCTCGTCTCCCCCAGCTCCCGTGGGGCTCGTGGAGCAGCTGCTTGGTGGCCCCTTTGGTCCTGATTGCTTCGTGCCAcattcccacagctccaggggaaGTcgtgcagctgcttctgcttggAGAGGAGCCGTGGGGccttgtttggtttttgctgTTGGATGTGGGAATTTTGGGGACGCGCTCCCCGTCCGTGCCTTGGGAGGAGTTCAGGGTCCCCTCAGCTGCTTAATTTATTGTTCactgctgggaaaggggagggaggagagctggaATCCCTCAGGTGGGGCCTGGaggctgctctcccctccttcccaaaAAAGTGCCTTCCCCCTTtgccccttccctggctccctgggcagtggcagACTCTCCTCAGAGCGGGCCCTTTGGTAGCTTAGGCATCAGACTAGGATTTAAGGAAAAACCTTTAAATGTGCTGCTATAGTCTGGGATGCATCTCCACTCTTCCAAGGCAGGGATTTCAGATCGTGCTCAGGAGGGAGCCGTGTTCAAATCCACGCGGATCTGAGCTGCCTCCTGAGAGGGTGGAAAACTTTGCTGCGCACTTGAgttggaaaaaaagcaattattgCATTTTTGTATTGTTGTTGTTGATCCTTGTTAggttttttataaaaattgttgtaaaacagaaaaaaaaaaaaaagccaaaaaaaaagaaaaaaaaaaataatgctgcttTTCTATAAGAAATCCAGAGTGGAATTAACCAGGAGAAACCAGAGACtccacagggatgggaggcagaatctgctgctccctggggacatCTGGACATGTGGCTGTTGTCCTCCCGTGGGGGATGTGGAAAAGGAGGTCGAAATCTTCCTTTTGGATGGCACCAACCCCACAAAAATCCGGCGGAAAaaggtggggctgctgctcctccctgagccTGCCTGGTCCGGAAACCCACGGAGCCGCTGCCTCCTGcgagcaggagggctgggacagagcctgcctgtgcaaaaggaaatgtgtttctttcttttttttttttaatatataaatatatatatgtaaaagtGAATTATTAATTTAAGAGTAAACTGGTTTGGTGTTCACTCGCACGAGTCTCGCTGCTGGGAGAGCCAGAGAACCCTGTGATGttgcaataaaatattttaaacaaaaaaaacaaaaaaaaaaccagtggcTTGAGGGTTTCCCTATGCTGTTCTTGGATCTTGTCCTGGTTCTGGGGATCCCTTGGGAGCTCCAGCCTTGCTTTTCCCAGGATAGAGTGGGGAGAGGACCctgagggacagccagggcagctcagggatggTGGTGGAGCTGAAGccttcctggagcagaggcagcacctcctccccagcaggctggaggctgaggggcactggagcagctcagggggtgccaggagctctgtgccagcccgGGCTCCCTCCTGTGCTCATCAGCTCTGGCTTCTTTCAAATCAGATAAAATCAGCAAGTCACAGAAAAGGCTGAGGGGTGTGGGGACCTCGGAGGTGACAACAGggggcagctgccctgggcacagctcagggtgcaGCAGGGGCTCCTCTCTGTGGCCCaaagctgcagggcacagccctggcagcgaCAGTGGCAGCAGGGCACGGGAAGTGCAGCCTGGTGGAAAAGTCCCCCCTGGGTTTTCCAGCAAGCAGAGGTGGCACCACTCgggcacagggccaggagcaggcCGGGCAGGTGGCCTCATGGCCAGGTGAGGACGGTGGCCCTGTGGCTTCAGGAAACAAACCCTGGGGGGCTTTGTTGGGGAAAATCCCTGGGCAAGGAGCTCCAGAAgctggtggggacagggacaggctgggagcacacggggcagagccagccctgacTGACTGACAcagctctggttttatttcagagtACAGGAACAGGCCAGAGTGCCCAGGAACCGGCCAGAGTGACCAGGAACCGGCCAGAGTGACCAGGAACAGGCCAGAGTGACCAGGGACAGGCCAGAGTGACCAGGGACAGGCCAGAGTGCCCAGAAACCGGCCAGAGTGACCAGAAACCGGCCAGAGTGACCAGGAACAGGCCAGAGTGACCAGGAACAGGCCAGAGTGaccagggacagcccagagTGTCCCCgtgctggcagcaccaggctcctgggtggcagtgacagcagcacagtcCAGCTCTgagggcacagcctgtgccagggactgctcagagcagcaggatccagcagggatgctcctgctccaggctcccagcagcaccccaggcccaggccaggctccagcccttccctgctcgCTCACTCCATGGCCAGCGCCTGCTCCCCCTCCACGTCCCTGGTCCCGGAGTTCATCAGCTCCCGGCGGATCTCGGGCGAGATCTGGGGGTGGCTGTGGAActtgagcagctccagcagagcctcctTCTGCTCTGAGGACAGGTCCTCCTTGTAGCGCTGCGCTAGGGCCAGCAGGCTCTGGTGCCACAGCACGGGCAGGAGCCGCTGCTCCGAGCGGAAGGCCAGGAAGTGGAACACCAGGGCGTCCAGCACGCGGAAGGGCAGCGCGTATTTCTTGTCGATGAGCAGGCGCAGGAAGATGCTGTTGGCACCGCTGTACTGCATCTCTGCCAgcttcagcagggctgcactgagggagggacagcatggggacagctcagggggtgggacatggggacaggggaaagGTCAGGGgatgggacatggggacaggggaaagGTCAGGGGATGGGACATGGGGGGCAGGGGAAAGGTGAGGGGACAGCTCAGGGgatgggacatggggacagggaagggctCAGAGTCAGGACAgagccacagggacagaggaaaaGTGAGGGgtcaggggatggggacacagggacatggggacacaggacagtTGAGGAGTtatgggacagggacatggggacacaggaaAAGTGAGGggtcaggggacagggacatgggagcACTCAAGGGTCAGGGGATGGAGCCACGGGAACACAGGAgtggtgaggggacaggggacagagccacagGAGAGGTGAGGGGTCAGGGGACAGaaccacagggacacaggaggggcTGAAGagccaggggacagagccacGGGGACACAGGAGAGGCGAGGGATCAGGGCATGGAGCCATGGGGAACAGACACAGAGGGCTCAGGGTcaggggacagagccatggGGACAGAAGAATGGGTACAGGTCAGGGGATGCTGGGTTGAAGTCATGGGGACCGAGGAATGGACAAAAGAGGGGTCAGGGTGGAGCCACAGTGACCAAGGTTGGAGCACAGAGtcacaggggctggagccatgGGGACAGAGGTGGGGCCAGGCAGGAGCCATGGGGACAGAGGAGGGACCGCAGGGCTCAGGGGGAACTGGACTGGACCATGGAGCACTCGGGCACAAAGCTGAGCCTTGGAGCTCAACCCCGGAGGGAGCTGAGCGTGACCCCTCATCACCTCCgagggctggagaggctgagggctGGATCCAAGGAGCCTCCCAGGGTCCCTGGAGGAAAAGCTcttcccccccagcccctcagggccTCACCTGGAGTGCAGGACGGGGATGGAGCACTTGCTGAGGATGCTGCCGATGATGATGGCCTCCCTGAGCGTGCAGGTGCCGGACTCGCACAGCGGGATGAGGATCCCTGCAATGGCAACAGTCAGCTCtcatttcatgaaaaatcctttccttaggattttttctcctgagaagctgagaggcctcaggaacaaaatgcaaacaatggttatctgctgctgtgcaatgcaacaggtgcatctgagattggtctcatggggttgtttttaattaatggccaatcacagtccagctggctcagactctcagTCAGACACAaacttttgtttccatttttcttcttgcttgctaacttctgatgaaatcctttcttctattctttgaGTATAGTTTGAATAGATCatttacttttaatataatatatatcataaaataataaaccagccttctgaacatggagcagtcaagattctcatccctttccttgtcctgggaccctTGTGAACACCACCACGGTCAGGCACCAACCACCTCCACgcacaggctcagccccttccccctAGAAACCCCCACTCCTGCAGGAGCACCTGGACACTCCCTGCCATGCACCAGCCCCTCAGGAGCCAGCCAAGCCCCAGAGGAGACCCTGAGGACCCCTACCCTTGAACCAGGCTGCTGGTTTGAACAGGGCCTTCTTCAGAGCCATGTACAGGTGGAAGTTGAGCCTCTTGTACTCGGCGATGTCGTCCCGGATCCGCGGCAGCAGCACCAGGTTGTAGAACCTCTGGGCCATCCTCTCCTTCAGGTTGGAGGAAAATATCCTGGGATCAGCAAAGCATGAAGGGATGGATGAGGAAAGGAGGCCAAATGGGCAGGTTGGTGTTTTGTAAATCTGATTCTGGTTATGggaataaaaaccccaaaaatgccatGCCAGAGGGTCCCTGAGGTGACCTTACCTGGTGGCCTGGTACATGGCAGCAGCTGTCCACGTCTCTGGCTCAGTGATGTAGAGGATCTGCTCCCAGTTGGACAAGGCAGGGATGATTTTGAACGCCTTGGGGAGCTTCCCACTCCTGTACTTGGACAGCACCttcagagacagggacagggaccaggCTGTGACTggggcagtgacagcagggacaaGAGAGCGTTGTCACCTCAGGGTGGTGGTGGCTGTGGGTTTGGATGTTCCATCCTCACCTCCCTGACGCCCCTGTAGACCTCCAGGACACGGGGGTCGAGCTGGGGCATGGGGCAGCCTGAGAGCTCCGACAGCGCCGTCTCCACCTCCGTCTGCTTCTCCGTGATCTTCTCCATGATGATATCGGCCAGCGTGCGCCTGGGGACAGCGGCAGGGGGGACatggagggctggcaggggacagcatCTAAGGGACatggagggctggcagggacagcgTCAGGGGGGACatgggagggctggcaggggacagcatCTAAGGGACatgggagggctggcaggggacagggacagtaGGGACATgggggggctggcaggggacaggggcagtggggacatgggagggctggcaggggacaggggcagtGGGGAAtcagggggctggcaggggacaggggtgaGCCAGGGGCTGACCAGGGAGGGGGGCGAGCTGGGGTCTGTGCATGGACCAGGGGGTCGCAGGGGGGTGACACGATGGGATCACATCACGTGGGATGGGGGTGACCTGGGGGCTGACACGGGACAGGGACTGAGACAGGACCAGGGGTGACTCGGGGGCCGCATGGGGCTGACACCGGACAGGCACAGCCGGTGCAGGGAGGCGGCCCCTGCCCGGTGCTCTCACCTCAGGGGCGGGTTCTTGTTCATGAACATCTCGATGGCTTTCTCGTCCTCGGGGTCCACCTCCACCTCCCCGCCGTAGTCCCCGCTccgtcccgcggccgccgccgccttcTCCAGCGAAGGCCACTCCTCATCATCCTCCGAGTCCGAGCCGGGACCTGCGGGGAGCGGCGCTGGCTCAGCCACCCTCGGGGTGCCACACACCCTCGGGGGTTTACCAAGGGTTACCGgggtgtgaaaaatgcatgtattttatcattggcttttcgcaaatattaaaatgaagatTATACGTgctgtgttagaaagtaatgctgcattaattctcttaagtactgtgttaaatatagttttaggttataaaaaatgttaaaatagaaattatgctatgtaggatagttttttgttttttttaaagaaaggacttgcagtgaaatagcagccacaggacacctgaatctttccaagaaagagaatttattgccctcttatcagaagaaacgaacttcttcctgcctcaaaggtgctgtcaggattcagaggaagaagctgacactgcccagacagaatcctgtgtttgaatggaatttatgcatcatagatgaggtgtatgaatatgcaacaggatgttgcttttaagggttaatcctctgtttaACGTGGGgcctttttcgggctcgtgctgcccagaaagaggtacccggACCCAAAAAGTACCCAAAGagtccgtaactctttgtctctattgtctcatattgtcctaattcaagttgcccaaattattattactctaattgtattactacttttataaccattttattacgaataaacttttaaattttttataaacAAGCGATTGGCGTTTgcggttttttttttttggctcacCGAGAACCGCGCTGCGCTgccggggggctgcgggcgctCCGGGGCCGTGCTCggcctccagctcctcctgctgccgcCGCGCCTGCTCCAGGATGCGCCGGGACAGCCGCGCGTCCACGAACCCGTCCCCGCCGCCATCCCCGCCCGGCTCCTCCGCCCCGCGCTTCTCCCGCGCCCGGAGCCGCGGGGCCGCGTCCTGCAGGATCTGCTCGGCCAagggcagcgccggggccgggccggagccccgcgcccgccgggCCTTGGGCATCGCGGCGGAACCGGGCGACGGCGGAGCGGCACCGGGCAGCGACACGCGGGATCTGCCCCCGCCTCTTCCGGGGCGGATCCGCCTCTTGCCGGTGCCACTGGCCCCGCCCGTTccggcggcggcaccggcaccaTGGGGGTCACCTGGTGAGAGCGGGGGATCCGGAACGGGGGGAAAGCACCGGAAAGGAATGGAGATGGAACCGGGATAGATTCCTGGAATGGAGATGGAACCGGGATAGATTCCTGGAATGGCGGGGTGGAACCGGGATAATAGACTCCTGGAATAGGGATGAAACCGGGATAGATTCCTGGAATGGCGGGGTG
The genomic region above belongs to Molothrus ater isolate BHLD 08-10-18 breed brown headed cowbird chromosome 25, BPBGC_Mater_1.1, whole genome shotgun sequence and contains:
- the BYSL gene encoding bystin, with product MPKARRARGSGPAPALPLAEQILQDAAPRLRAREKRGAEEPGGDGGGDGFVDARLSRRILEQARRQQEELEAEHGPGAPAAPRQRSAVLGPGSDSEDDEEWPSLEKAAAAAGRSGDYGGEVEVDPEDEKAIEMFMNKNPPLRRTLADIIMEKITEKQTEVETALSELSGCPMPQLDPRVLEVYRGVREVLSKYRSGKLPKAFKIIPALSNWEQILYITEPETWTAAAMYQATRIFSSNLKERMAQRFYNLVLLPRIRDDIAEYKRLNFHLYMALKKALFKPAAWFKGILIPLCESGTCTLREAIIIGSILSKCSIPVLHSSAALLKLAEMQYSGANSIFLRLLIDKKYALPFRVLDALVFHFLAFRSEQRLLPVLWHQSLLALAQRYKEDLSSEQKEALLELLKFHSHPQISPEIRRELMNSGTRDVEGEQALAME